One part of the Trichomycterus rosablanca isolate fTriRos1 chromosome 25, fTriRos1.hap1, whole genome shotgun sequence genome encodes these proteins:
- the LOC134302355 gene encoding probable G-protein coupled receptor 148, with product MEALLQGQSPRFSMAAEDLLPTLLCTFADWYNSSGRAESLRRKSALANTSRTEIELFVEEWHVFLPPDHMRVFQVCPILGFVAVFLPTPIVLARILSRTRLRQQTLYLLLANALFSDLLFLALYMLSSCLNAAAVLMSDWACATMLFIMGVFYSAGVFSATAIVLDTSLAILLPLRYATLWPVSRTYGAIAAIWAVSGVFPAASVGLFLWYHARSPCTLHICSLPLMLVLTVSHSRPLQVCMLLTVTAVLITLLLVVFGYVVLYCHTSKSGVWRGERSSRAKGTFLVHYLHLFLSVCPILLLVIKLLLYCYSRGLNPSAGLWVSLVLFNFLLVLPKGLAPYLYGLRYRDLRGALLDFFRLNRPRAITPAM from the coding sequence ATGGAGGCTCTTCTGCAGGGACAATCGCCGAGGTTCTCCATGGCTGCGGAAGATTTGCTACCGACTCTTCTGTGTACGTTTGCCGACTGGTATAACAGCTCTGGACGGGCGGAGAGCCTCAGGCGCAAGTCTGCCCTGGCTAACACGAGTCGTACCGAGATCGAGCTATTTGTCGAGGAGTGGCATGTTTTTCTCCCTCCTGACCACATGAGGGTATTCCAGGTTTGCCCTATCCTAGGATTCGTGGCTGTATTTTTACCCACACCGATTGTCCTGGCTCGTATCCTGTCCCGAACACGATTGCGGCAGCAGACGCTCTATCTTCTCCTGGCCAACGCATTGTTTAGCGACTTACTCTTTTTGGCTCTGTACATGCTAAGCTCGTGTTTGAACGCCGCTGCTGTACTGATGTCGGACTGGGCCTGCGCGACCATGCTTTTCATAATGGGAGTGTTCTACAGCGCTGGTGTCTTCAGTGCTACGGCCATAGTGCTGGACACCTCCTTGGCTATACTGTTGCCGCTGCGATACGCCACGCTATGGCCTGTCTCTAGAACCTACGGAGCGATCGCCGCCATCTGGGCCGTGTCTGGTGTCTTTCCTGCCGCATCTGTGGGTCTTTTCTTGTGGTATCATGCCAGGAGCCCATGCACCCTTCACATCTGCTCTCTGCCCTTAATGCTAGTGCTAACTGTCAGCCACTCGCGGCCTCTCCAGGTTTGCATGTTGCTGACCGTCACCGCTGTTTTGATTACCCTGCTGCTGGTGGTTTTCGGTTACGTGGTCCTCTACTGTCACACCAGTAAGTCTGGAGTGTGGAGAGGCGAGCGGTCGTCTCGCGCTAAAGGAACGTTCCTGGTTCACTACCTGCACCTTTTCCTGTCCGTGTGTCCCATCCTGCTACTGGTGATCAAGCTGCTGCTGTACTGCTACAGTCGTGGGCTAAACCCCAGCGCCGGCCTGTGGGTGTCGTTGGTTCTCTTCAACTTCTTGCTGGTCTTGCCCAAAGGTCTGGCACCCTACCTGTACGGACTCAGGTACAGGGACCTGCGTGGAGCTCTGCTGGATTTCTTTAGGCTCAATAGGCCAAGGGCTATAACTCCTGCAATGTGA
- the LOC134302210 gene encoding probable G-protein coupled receptor 148, protein MNYSSLASTSLKWYVVMQTNGMNYFLIPATLLTTVTLFIDPLLLFCILSTPSLRQETRYLLLANTLLSDVLFLSFNLTNISCNALDMEMHHVFCEFLMVTTVTTYCSSLLTVTLMVIDTFVAVRWPLRYNEILPPSRVKKIIALVWAVAATFPLALLVVMEVSKKGETESLKVCLVIISLGFLGEEINVGLHIYFSVWVIFCTFLILYCYIRLYIVTKGSGIWSSRYSRARLTLLVHTVMLVIFFTPGLIFTVQLGQFKKLSESLEVAAWLNTANLCLLMVLPRACAPYLYGLRYREVYETIQLMLRKRRLSQTTDG, encoded by the coding sequence ATGAATTATTCTTCTCTGGCTTCTACCTCCTTGAAGTGGTACGTGGTCATGCAGACTAACGGAATGAATTACTTTCTAATCCCTGCTACCCTCCTCACCACCGTGACCCTGTTCATCGACCCGCTACTCCTCTTCTGCATCCTCTCCACTCCGTCCCTCCGTCAGGAAACACGCTACCTCCTGCTCGCCAACACGCTCCTCTCGGATGTCCTCTTCCTCAGCTTCAATCTCACCAACATCTCCTGCAACGCGCTGGACATGGAAATGCACCACGTGTTCTGCGAGTTCCTGATGGTCACCACCGTGACGACCTACTGCTCCTCACTGTTGACGGTCACGCTCATGGTCATCGATACTTTCGTGGCCGTGCGCTGGCCGCTGCGCTACAACGAAATCCTGCCTCCGTCCCGGGTGAAGAAAATCATCGCGCTCGTGTGGGCCGTGGCCGCGACGTTCCCACTTGCTCTCCTGGTGGTCATGGAGGTCAGCAAAAAGGGCGAAACGGAGAGTCTAAAGGTGTGTCTGGTGATCATCAGTCTGGGTTTTTTGGGGGAAGAAATAAATGTTGGCTTGCATATCTACTTCAGCGTGTGGGTTATATTCTGCACGTTCCTCATTCTCTACTGCTACATCCGTCTATACATCGTCACCAAGGGCTCGGGCATATGGAGCAGTCGCTACTCACGGGCACGGCTGACTCTGCTCGTGCACACCGTTATGCTGGTGATATTCTTTACACCCGGATTGATCTTTACAGTGCAGTTGGGGCAGTTTAAGAAGCTGTCCGAATCTCTGGAAGTGGCAGCGTGGCTCAACACTGCAAATCTGTGTTTGCTCATGGTGCTCCCTCGAGCTTGCGCGCCCTACCTGTACGGCCTGCGCTATCGGGAGGTCTACGAAACGATACAGCTCATGCTGAGGAAGAGACGGCTCAGCCAGACCACCGACGGTTAG